The following are from one region of the Pectobacterium actinidiae genome:
- the bamB gene encoding outer membrane protein assembly factor BamB: MQLRKTLLVGLVSVALLSGCSLFNSEEDVVTMSPLPQVENQFTPTKVWNSSVGSGIGEFYSNLHPAWQDNRVFAADRRGTVKAMDLSDGKEIWRADLSEKTNFFSRNNPALLSGGVTVSGNHVYVGSERAQVYALNAEDGTPVWQTKVAGEALSRPVVSDGVVLIHTSNGMLQALNEADGAIKWSVNLDMPTLSLRGESAPTTAFGAAIVGGDNGRVNAVMINQGQLIWQQRISQPSGATEIDRLNDVDTTPVVAGEVVYALGYNGNMTALDLRSGQVLWKRELGSVHDFIIDGDRIYLVDQDDRVVALNTNGGVSLWRQSDLLHRNLTAPALYNGYLVVGDTEGYLHWLNTADGRFVAQQKVDSSGFLSKPVVASDKLLIQAKNGDVYAFTR; encoded by the coding sequence ATGCAATTGCGTAAAACACTTTTGGTAGGACTGGTTTCTGTTGCCCTGCTGAGCGGATGCTCGCTGTTTAATAGCGAAGAAGATGTTGTCACTATGTCTCCACTGCCGCAGGTGGAAAACCAGTTCACGCCAACCAAGGTGTGGAACAGCTCGGTTGGGAGTGGTATTGGCGAGTTTTATTCCAATCTTCACCCCGCATGGCAGGATAACCGCGTTTTTGCTGCCGATCGTCGCGGCACCGTAAAAGCGATGGATCTGAGTGACGGTAAAGAGATTTGGCGTGCCGATCTGTCAGAGAAGACCAATTTCTTCTCCCGCAATAATCCGGCGCTGCTGTCTGGTGGCGTAACGGTTTCTGGTAACCATGTCTATGTCGGCAGCGAAAGGGCGCAGGTTTATGCGCTGAATGCAGAAGATGGTACGCCGGTATGGCAGACCAAAGTGGCTGGCGAAGCGTTGTCTCGCCCTGTCGTCAGCGACGGTGTGGTACTGATTCACACCAGTAATGGCATGTTGCAGGCATTGAATGAAGCGGATGGCGCAATCAAGTGGAGCGTCAATCTGGATATGCCTACGCTGTCTCTGCGCGGCGAATCTGCCCCGACAACCGCATTTGGTGCGGCGATTGTGGGGGGGGATAACGGTCGTGTGAACGCCGTAATGATCAATCAGGGTCAGCTCATCTGGCAACAGCGTATTTCACAGCCGAGTGGTGCCACCGAAATCGATCGTCTGAACGATGTCGACACGACACCGGTTGTTGCGGGCGAAGTGGTTTACGCGCTGGGTTACAATGGCAACATGACTGCGCTAGATCTGCGTTCTGGTCAGGTGTTGTGGAAGCGTGAACTGGGTTCCGTGCATGATTTCATCATCGACGGCGACCGTATCTATCTGGTCGATCAGGACGATCGCGTTGTTGCATTGAACACCAATGGCGGCGTGAGTCTGTGGCGTCAAAGCGATCTGCTGCACCGTAACTTAACGGCTCCGGCGCTGTATAATGGCTATTTGGTTGTCGGCGATACCGAAGGGTATCTGCACTGGCTGAATACGGCGGATGGCCGCTTCGTGGCGCAGCAAAAAGTGGATAGCTCGGGCTTCCTGAGCAAGCCTGTGGTTGCCAGCGACAAGCTGCTGATTCAGGCGAAAAACGGTGATGTCTACGCGTTCACTCGCTAA